The Methanophagales archaeon genome window below encodes:
- the cbiM gene encoding cobalt transporter CbiM, which yields MHIPDGYLGPATCAVMFAVMIPIWYTAFKRVGEKLGPKEVPMLAVLSAVSFLVMMFNWPVPDGTTAHMVGGTLIAIILGPWAALIGVTVALVIQAFFFGDGGITALGANCFNMAFVLPFVGYYLYRLLEQRIGKIAASALAAYVAINIAAICAAIEFGIQPYIAPGYCPYGLNLSIPAMAFAHITTAGPVAAVVTGAVIGYLEKSRPDLLELTKIAPEVRG from the coding sequence ATGCACATACCTGATGGATATTTGGGACCAGCAACGTGTGCAGTTATGTTTGCAGTGATGATACCAATATGGTATACAGCGTTCAAGAGAGTGGGAGAGAAATTGGGACCGAAGGAAGTGCCGATGCTTGCTGTTCTCTCCGCTGTATCGTTCCTTGTGATGATGTTCAACTGGCCCGTACCCGATGGGACAACCGCCCATATGGTCGGAGGCACGCTGATTGCTATCATTCTGGGACCCTGGGCTGCTTTGATCGGTGTTACCGTTGCACTTGTTATACAGGCTTTCTTCTTCGGTGATGGCGGTATCACTGCGTTGGGTGCCAACTGTTTCAATATGGCGTTCGTGCTGCCTTTCGTGGGCTATTATCTGTACCGCCTTCTGGAACAGCGAATAGGAAAGATCGCAGCATCGGCATTAGCCGCATACGTAGCAATAAACATTGCCGCGATATGTGCCGCAATTGAGTTTGGCATTCAGCCGTATATCGCACCAGGATACTGCCCCTATGGGCTTAATCTCTCTATACCGGCGATGGCATTTGCACATATTACCACTGCGGGACCCGTAGCAGCAGTAGTGACAGGAGCAGTGATAGGGTATTTAGAGAAGAGCAGACCGGATTTGCTTGAACTTACGAAGATAGCGCCGGAGGTGAGGGGATAA
- the cbiQ gene encoding cobalt ECF transporter T component CbiQ, with translation MSRFIDKTLAEIVEYTKDAIFSERYARRKGFLQGIEPAIKFISFMILIIATIFARHLHTIAIFFALSLILASVSLIPLRFYLPRILFFIPLFTGIIALPYIFNIFQPYEGTPLVVLYDFHHLINIPLLRPFSRIEITREGVLWASIFLARVTTAVSFAILLMLSTRWSDLVGALERLRFPRVFTMIMSMTYRYIFLLLDIVAKMLFSRKSRTVGRESSISSWKLNAGIVGALFLKSYDMSEALYLAMLSRGFNGTVSSKHSDPDNDNGVGFKSYLFVTVISLFCISSLLMEVI, from the coding sequence ATGAGTAGATTCATCGATAAGACACTTGCAGAGATTGTGGAGTATACAAAAGATGCTATATTTTCTGAGAGATACGCGAGACGAAAAGGGTTTCTTCAGGGCATAGAGCCTGCGATAAAGTTCATATCATTTATGATTCTCATTATCGCCACCATCTTTGCCCGCCATCTACATACAATCGCCATCTTCTTTGCTCTATCTCTGATATTAGCCTCGGTGTCACTGATACCATTAAGGTTTTATCTGCCTCGGATTTTGTTCTTCATTCCCCTATTCACGGGTATTATCGCACTGCCTTATATATTCAATATCTTCCAGCCGTATGAGGGTACACCGCTGGTTGTACTTTACGACTTCCACCATCTGATAAATATACCTCTGCTCAGACCATTCTCGAGGATAGAGATAACCCGTGAGGGTGTGCTCTGGGCTTCCATTTTCCTGGCACGTGTGACAACTGCGGTCTCTTTCGCCATTCTGCTCATGCTCTCCACCCGCTGGTCTGATCTCGTTGGTGCTCTCGAACGTCTGAGATTCCCAAGGGTATTCACCATGATTATGAGTATGACATACCGCTATATCTTCTTATTACTTGACATAGTGGCAAAGATGCTGTTCTCACGAAAGAGTCGCACGGTGGGTAGGGAGAGTTCAATCAGTAGCTGGAAGTTAAATGCAGGCATTGTCGGTGCCTTGTTCTTGAAATCGTACGATATGAGTGAGGCGCTATATCTGGCGATGCTTTCAAGGGGCTTTAATGGCACTGTCAGCAGTAAACATTCAGACCCTGATAATGATAATGGAGTTGGATTCAAGAGCTATCTCTTTGTCACTGTTATATCTCTCTTCTGTATCTCTTCTCTACTCATGGAGGTGATATAG
- a CDS encoding ATP-binding cassette domain-containing protein: MNNAIFELENVSFRYTTGTEALRNVNMTIYRGERVAILGPNGGGKTTLLEILDGLFAASQGIVRAMGLVLNDATINSKAIYEFRRRVGLVFQDTDVELFSPTVYDDIAFGPRHLGIPESEIEECVERTLNLMKITAIKDKHPYNLSGGEKRKAAIAAVLSIDPEVLLLDEPTADLDPRSRVELIKIINELNKKGKTIIVATHDINALSELADRVYVLNKQVIAEGTPREIFNNVELLRDNNLEVPEVYKLFEVLRCFGYPCEELPLSIDDAVMELTKTINTRHIHLHIHEHTHEDVKRVRSRYEHHE, from the coding sequence ATGAACAATGCAATATTTGAACTGGAGAATGTTTCCTTCAGGTATACTACCGGTACAGAGGCGCTGCGGAATGTGAACATGACGATATACAGAGGTGAACGTGTGGCTATTCTTGGACCAAATGGTGGTGGGAAGACGACACTACTTGAGATTCTTGATGGGCTATTTGCTGCTTCTCAGGGTATTGTCAGGGCTATGGGGCTGGTACTCAACGATGCAACGATAAATAGCAAAGCGATATACGAATTCAGGCGGCGAGTTGGGCTCGTCTTCCAGGATACTGATGTTGAGCTCTTCTCTCCTACGGTCTATGATGATATCGCTTTTGGACCCCGGCATCTTGGCATTCCCGAGTCGGAGATAGAGGAATGTGTAGAGCGAACGTTAAATCTCATGAAGATAACGGCTATAAAGGATAAACACCCGTACAATCTCAGTGGTGGCGAGAAGAGGAAAGCAGCGATAGCCGCAGTACTCAGTATAGACCCTGAGGTCTTGCTTCTGGATGAGCCAACTGCGGATTTAGACCCGAGGAGCAGGGTGGAGCTGATAAAGATAATAAATGAATTGAACAAAAAGGGGAAGACGATAATAGTAGCAACACACGATATAAATGCGCTCTCTGAACTCGCAGACCGTGTATATGTGCTGAATAAGCAGGTGATTGCAGAGGGTACACCGCGTGAGATATTCAATAATGTGGAACTCCTGCGTGATAATAATCTGGAGGTGCCAGAGGTGTACAAGCTCTTTGAGGTACTGCGCTGTTTCGGGTATCCCTGTGAAGAATTACCGCTCTCAATTGATGATGCCGTGATGGAATTGACAAAGACGATAAATACCAGACATATACATCTCCACATCCATGAACATACGCATGAGGATGTGAAACGAGTGAGGAGCAGGTATGAGCACCATGAATGA